The window aaattaaaaaaaaattttaaaatatctgCAAAAAGAGCAGTTAACATAGCAACTATTACGAATGCCCGTAGCGTAGAAGCGACGACATTCCAGAGATACGTACCAAAACTGATGGTGTTGTAACCCTCCAACGGAAAACGATGGAGAGCGTCAAGGGAAAGCATTGTTATCACCCAGAGAATTGCAATCCATACAGAATTTTCAAGAATATAACAAAATGCTACCGCTGCAATGAAAGCGATGTTGagtccttcatttttaacgaaGAGGGGATACCCCTGAATAGCGGAGAAGGGCATAACCATGCAACCACTAACGAATGCGTAGGTGTACTAAAACGTGAACACTCTCGTAGTGGTTTATTATGCAAAGGGAACTTTGAAGAGAGCGTAAATATCAATCATGCAGATCAAAGAAGTGCTTCTACAttagcaaaaaggggggaaggaacGAGCAAAGATGATACTAAACTGCTTgacattaaaaatggaataagtAGCTATGCCTACCTGGGAGATAGAACATCACAGGTGTTGCAAACAAATGGCCCTTTTTGTCGGAGCGTAGCTTATACTTCAAACGATAAGCCAACAAATAGGACATACATTCCAAGGGTAAACTCTGATGAGAAGATAAAACTGTACAACGACCTTTACGTTTATGTTGAGGAATGTCGCCTACAGAGGGAAACGAGAGAGGGCACCACAAAAGGAGAACCACGTAGCACGAGAAGTAGTCTTAATACTTCTCTAAGTGAAGATAAACCGTTTAACCACACACGTAAGAAGGACCATCTCGAAAGGGTGGACAATACGAGCAGCGTATATCACCCCGACGATGAGCACACCTATGTCTATGATGACCTAACAGCGCATAACGACACAAGAGATAAGTTAacactgaaaaaaatgaaaacaacgATCCAGCTTGGTGATAAGTTAAAGGAAGTTTCTAAATCTGAATACTTAGCGAACCATTCAGGACCATTTCGCAGCtctgaaaatgaagaacacgATGCAGCGTCACCATCCGTGGTGGATAATCAACTGACTAGGCATAAAGAGTTCAACAGCAATAACCACGAAAATTGGGGCACCTGTACAGATGGGGTAGTAACACCGAAAGGATGCAAAAAGCAGGAAAGTTGTTCTATGATTCATTTTACCACAGAAGGGACAAATGTACAACAACAGCTCGTTGACAACTTTAGTCAAACTgttggaaggaaaaaaaaaattgtaaaaatgaagaggagaCTAAAAATTCgtttaaaaggaagaagaaagaaaaaaactaaaaatgcctttttgaagaaaaagccATACAATGGGAACAAACTTCGTGttagtaaaagaaaaaaaatgaaagccaCCTACTCGAGAAAGAGAATCCAAAtgagtaaagaaaaaaagggctatGCACAtagggggaataaaaaaaggaataagtTGGGCTCAAAATATGCTAAGGATTGTGCTCCATGCAAATTTCCAATTGGGAAGGGAGACAAAAAAGTTTCATCAGATATGCGTAATGGGGTCAATGAGCATTTGGCTCAACTCATTTATTCCAAGCTGAATGACCAGCACGGGAAAAATAAGCGAAGAGAAAGTGGGCCCCCGACCCTGTGTCAGACAAAGTTTGCTAACAGAAAATCAcacaaaaataggaaaaaaattaaaaaggtcaGGGAAGTGAAAAGAGACAAAAAGCTCCAAGAAGTAGCGAAAAATAGTATAGAGCTGGACGAAGCTAAAAATTTGATAACCCAAGATCATATGCAAAGGGATGATGTTGAAGAGGCGTCTATCCTAAATGGCGAAGTGAATTCAGATGAGGTAAACATCGTACCGGGAAGAGATTCAGACGGTTCTATTGCCCCTAAAATGACCACCAAAAGTGTTGGCAGTGGCTCGTACAATTTTTGCCTGAGTGATGATGTGAGTAATTCCTCCTACAGATCATTCCTTGTGGACATCCACAATTTGGAGCTTTTAAAGATCACGGAATATTCTGACCATGCAGATGGTGTGCATAGCACCGGTGAGGCGGAAGAGGATGCCTTCATAAAGAGTGGGGAAAGTCacgaggaagaggaagaagaaggagcagaggaaggggaagaaaacgatgaagaggaagaaggaaacgGAGAAGAGGTAGAAGGAAAcggagaagaggaaggagacggagaagaggaagaaggagacggagaagaggaagaaggagagtaCAACGATATAGCTaaatggggaaaggaaaagctgGGTAGTAGTAACCCAGAAAATGGTACCAATTTGAAAGCCCGCGTGGAAAGGGGCGCCAACTGGGTGGATCTCACCAACATAAAAGTTGGactagaaaaaaagggggcaagcaaaacaaaaaaaagtgtcaaTGGTCGCAATGCTGGTTTCAATTTCGTCTCTAGTGGTGGTTGCAGCGCAGAAGAAGTGACGTCCATATGTGGAGGCGAATACACCACCTTCGACCAAAACGAAGAGAGATTGACATTTGCGGTTCTGAGGAAGGTTGTCAACTTTCTGGGAGGCGGAAGTGGAGACGTACAATCAGGTGAAACACTAAAAGAGGGCACAAAAAGTTTTAACATAGACAGGGATG of the Plasmodium cynomolgi strain B DNA, chromosome 7, whole genome shotgun sequence genome contains:
- a CDS encoding hypothetical protein (putative), whose protein sequence is MESVKGKHCYHPENCNPYRIFKNITKCYRCNESDVESFIFNEEGIPLNSGEGHNHATTNECVGVLKREHSRSGLLCKGNFEESVNINHADQRSASTLAKRGEGTSKDDTKLLDIKNGISSYAYLGDRTSQVLQTNGPFCRSVAYTSNDKPTNRTYIPRVNSDEKIKLYNDLYVYVEECRLQRETREGTTKGEPRSTRSSLNTSLSEDKPFNHTRKKDHLERVDNTSSVYHPDDEHTYVYDDLTAHNDTRDKLTLKKMKTTIQLGDKLKEVSKSEYLANHSGPFRSSENEEHDAASPSVVDNQLTRHKEFNSNNHENWGTCTDGVKGQMYNNSSLTTLVKLLEGKKKL